In Horticoccus luteus, the following proteins share a genomic window:
- a CDS encoding threonine ammonia-lyase, giving the protein MKTTSHSSFSLADVVAARRRIAGGLRLTPCALAPAFARELGISIWLKREDLQRTGSFKERGARHALWCLTEAEKARGVVAASAGNHALGLAFHGQQLGVRVTVVMPAGASAVKVTRCRQLGADVVLHGANFDAAQTHAVARAAAGGAVLVPPFDDERVIAGQGTLALEMMEQVQAFDTVVVPVGGGGLLAGVATAIKALRPDVKVVAVEPERAAGFSAAWRAGAPVRIATAPTLADGLAVARVGEVAFAVARSRVDDVVTVSEQELANAIGWLARSAGVVAEGAGAAALAAVMAGKVRTRVVIVPVTGRNVDPRAHARAVAAGGACEGIAAANQARATRRLMIS; this is encoded by the coding sequence ATGAAGACAACCAGCCACTCCTCCTTCTCTCTCGCTGACGTCGTCGCCGCGCGGCGGCGCATCGCGGGAGGGCTGCGACTCACGCCGTGCGCCTTGGCGCCGGCCTTTGCGCGGGAGCTGGGGATTTCGATCTGGTTGAAGCGGGAAGATCTGCAGCGGACGGGCTCGTTCAAGGAGCGCGGGGCGCGGCACGCGTTGTGGTGTTTAACGGAAGCGGAGAAGGCGCGCGGGGTGGTGGCGGCTTCGGCGGGCAATCACGCGCTGGGGCTCGCGTTTCACGGGCAGCAGCTCGGCGTGCGCGTGACGGTGGTGATGCCGGCGGGGGCGTCGGCGGTGAAGGTGACGCGTTGCCGGCAACTGGGCGCGGACGTCGTGTTGCACGGAGCGAACTTCGATGCGGCGCAAACGCACGCGGTGGCGCGGGCGGCGGCGGGCGGCGCGGTGCTCGTGCCGCCGTTCGACGACGAGCGGGTGATCGCGGGGCAAGGGACGCTGGCGCTGGAGATGATGGAGCAGGTGCAGGCGTTTGACACGGTGGTGGTGCCGGTGGGTGGCGGCGGTTTGCTGGCGGGCGTGGCGACGGCGATCAAGGCGTTGCGGCCGGACGTGAAGGTGGTGGCGGTCGAGCCGGAGCGAGCGGCGGGATTCAGCGCGGCGTGGCGGGCGGGAGCGCCGGTGCGGATCGCGACGGCGCCGACGCTGGCCGACGGGCTGGCGGTGGCGCGCGTGGGCGAAGTGGCGTTTGCGGTGGCGCGGTCGCGCGTGGACGACGTCGTGACGGTGAGCGAGCAGGAGTTGGCCAACGCGATCGGCTGGCTGGCGCGAAGCGCGGGCGTCGTGGCGGAAGGCGCGGGGGCGGCGGCGCTGGCGGCGGTGATGGCGGGAAAAGTGCGGACGCGCGTAGTGATCGTGCCGGTGACGGGCCGCAACGTGGATCCCAGGGCGCATGCGCGCGCGGTGGCGGCAGGCGGCGCGTGCGAAGGGATCGCGGCGGCGAATCAGGCGCGGGCCACGAGGAGGCTGATGATTTCGTAG
- a CDS encoding alpha-mannosidase, with translation MLPPNPALHLTPLRTQRGVLRLQDLIWSNPQPLSVEATAAHPRPLSLPAAQKLPRRAVRPGTAWGRLYDQRWCRIILPAAPRNARPASRWLHWDEQGEATLYVDGLPYFGFDVAHRHCELPSGAHELWLECLCVQAAIWHPDAQGLTPAGNLFRGAQLLTRHDEAWGAYHDLNCLYEWMLDLRAKEHPGVAPALNAMTAQAPLADVSPLYRRLLRGVDLALDAFESGDVAALRRGLARVYRELRDPAPLASAALTGHSHLDLVWLWPEHIGEGKAVHTFANANRLMAQYPEFRFAYSQPMSYEAVGRRAPALLAAVRQRLHSGQWEATGGMYVESDSNLPCGEGLVRTFTLGQEAFRQLSGRHSRVLWLPDLFGFAACLPQLMRLCGVDYFFTTKTTWNTTNRFPHSSFVWRGPGGHAVLSHVTQGVQFNNAVTVAQVRAATRGNYQGDLHPEVLLPTGWGDGGGGPSADMCERARRLNALRGLPALQWDQPEAFFDRLAPTRARLPIHDGEIYLEYHRGTYTTQSPVKSAFRALERALQTREAALVVTHHAPDAALDHAWQRMVFAQFHDFIPGSGIPEVYAEGLPELAHLTAQQSAAAVASLAPPPSRKPSSAAASAACVFNPLPLARTCVLDGRVVPLPPLAGVRLADAAAIAAPPVAASGRSLTNGRVTARLDRSGRLAALTIDGRAVDFSAPAELVLYPEQPANFGPWDIDRHSFSLGQPVRTPATLELDGDALVVRRRLGRASTIALRYWLEPAASVLRLTIDLDWHEEDTMLRWHLPTRYAAREMRCGGPMGSILRPQLLTHPQAEAMWETPMSRWAAVFADAETEGLFVVTEAKYGVNCRDGNLGVSLVRSPLHVGYEDHAKAYQAHLSRLPQPASRFTDQGRHVIELALGAYRAAAPRAEQPAALADTLFTPPVRYTGAPHTSAFHGLDGGDTLIPCWARPIDRDRWILRLHEVGGQRGTARLQLADGWTARKVDLLDRPLTRAALRANHLPFAPYEIISLLVARA, from the coding sequence ATGCTGCCCCCCAACCCGGCTCTTCACCTCACCCCGCTCCGCACCCAACGCGGCGTCTTGCGCCTCCAAGACCTCATCTGGAGCAATCCACAACCGCTCTCCGTCGAGGCCACCGCCGCGCATCCGCGCCCCCTCTCTCTCCCGGCCGCGCAAAAACTCCCCCGCCGCGCCGTCCGCCCCGGCACCGCGTGGGGCCGCCTCTACGATCAACGCTGGTGCCGCATCATCCTGCCCGCCGCTCCACGTAACGCCCGCCCCGCCTCCCGCTGGCTGCATTGGGACGAACAGGGGGAAGCCACCCTCTACGTCGACGGCCTGCCCTACTTCGGTTTCGACGTCGCGCACCGCCACTGCGAACTCCCTTCCGGGGCGCACGAGCTCTGGCTCGAGTGCCTCTGCGTGCAGGCCGCCATCTGGCATCCCGACGCGCAGGGCCTCACGCCCGCCGGAAATCTCTTCCGCGGCGCGCAGCTTCTCACCCGCCACGACGAAGCGTGGGGTGCGTATCACGATCTCAACTGCCTCTACGAATGGATGCTCGACCTTCGCGCCAAGGAGCATCCCGGCGTGGCGCCCGCCCTCAACGCCATGACCGCGCAGGCGCCGCTCGCCGACGTCTCGCCGCTCTATCGCCGCCTGCTGCGCGGCGTCGACCTCGCCCTCGATGCCTTTGAATCCGGCGACGTCGCCGCGCTTCGCCGCGGCCTGGCGCGGGTTTATCGCGAACTCCGCGATCCCGCGCCGCTCGCCTCCGCCGCGCTCACCGGCCACTCGCACCTCGACCTCGTCTGGCTCTGGCCCGAACACATCGGCGAGGGCAAGGCCGTGCACACCTTCGCCAACGCCAACCGCCTCATGGCGCAGTATCCGGAATTCCGTTTCGCCTACTCCCAGCCCATGAGTTACGAGGCCGTCGGCCGCCGCGCCCCCGCCCTCCTCGCCGCCGTTCGCCAGCGCCTGCACTCCGGCCAGTGGGAAGCCACCGGCGGCATGTATGTCGAAAGCGATTCCAACCTCCCCTGCGGCGAAGGTCTCGTGCGCACGTTCACCCTCGGCCAGGAGGCCTTCCGGCAGCTCTCCGGCCGGCACTCCCGCGTGCTCTGGCTCCCCGACCTGTTCGGCTTCGCCGCCTGCCTCCCGCAACTCATGCGCCTCTGCGGTGTGGACTATTTTTTCACGACCAAGACCACGTGGAACACCACCAACCGCTTCCCGCACTCCAGCTTTGTCTGGCGCGGACCCGGCGGCCACGCCGTCCTCAGCCACGTCACCCAAGGCGTGCAGTTCAACAACGCCGTCACCGTCGCGCAGGTCCGCGCCGCCACCCGCGGCAATTACCAAGGCGACCTGCATCCCGAGGTGCTCCTGCCCACCGGCTGGGGCGACGGCGGCGGCGGCCCTTCCGCCGACATGTGCGAACGCGCCCGCCGCCTCAACGCCCTGCGCGGCCTCCCCGCGCTGCAGTGGGATCAACCCGAAGCCTTCTTCGACCGCCTCGCTCCCACCCGCGCGCGCCTTCCGATCCACGACGGCGAGATCTACCTCGAATATCACCGCGGCACCTACACGACGCAGAGCCCCGTGAAGTCCGCCTTCCGCGCGCTCGAACGCGCCCTCCAAACGCGCGAAGCCGCTCTCGTCGTCACCCACCACGCGCCGGATGCCGCCCTCGATCACGCGTGGCAACGCATGGTGTTCGCGCAGTTCCACGACTTCATTCCCGGCAGCGGCATTCCGGAGGTTTACGCCGAAGGCCTCCCCGAACTCGCCCACCTCACCGCGCAACAATCCGCCGCCGCCGTCGCCTCGCTCGCCCCGCCGCCGTCCCGCAAACCTTCCTCCGCCGCGGCGTCCGCCGCCTGCGTGTTCAACCCGCTCCCGCTCGCGCGCACCTGCGTCCTCGACGGTCGCGTGGTGCCCCTGCCGCCCCTCGCCGGCGTCCGTCTCGCCGACGCCGCTGCGATCGCCGCGCCACCGGTCGCCGCCTCCGGCCGCTCGCTCACCAACGGCCGCGTCACCGCGCGCCTCGACCGCAGCGGCCGCCTCGCTGCGTTGACCATCGATGGCCGCGCCGTCGATTTCTCCGCCCCCGCCGAACTCGTCCTGTATCCAGAACAGCCCGCCAACTTCGGCCCGTGGGACATCGATCGCCATTCGTTCTCGCTCGGCCAACCCGTGCGCACCCCCGCCACGCTCGAGCTCGACGGCGACGCCCTCGTCGTCCGCCGCCGCCTCGGCCGCGCCAGCACCATCGCGCTCCGCTACTGGCTTGAACCCGCCGCCAGCGTCCTCCGCCTCACGATCGACCTCGATTGGCACGAGGAGGACACGATGCTTCGCTGGCACCTCCCCACCCGCTACGCCGCGCGCGAAATGCGCTGCGGCGGCCCGATGGGCAGCATTCTCCGTCCGCAACTTTTGACGCATCCGCAGGCCGAAGCCATGTGGGAAACGCCGATGAGCCGTTGGGCCGCGGTGTTTGCCGATGCCGAAACCGAAGGTCTCTTCGTCGTCACCGAAGCGAAATACGGCGTGAACTGCCGCGACGGCAATCTCGGCGTTTCCCTCGTGCGCAGCCCTCTTCACGTCGGCTACGAGGATCACGCGAAAGCGTATCAAGCTCACCTCAGCCGCCTCCCGCAACCAGCCTCGCGCTTCACCGATCAGGGGCGTCACGTCATCGAACTCGCGCTCGGCGCCTATCGCGCCGCCGCGCCCCGCGCCGAGCAACCCGCCGCGCTCGCCGACACGCTGTTCACGCCGCCCGTGCGCTACACGGGCGCGCCCCACACGAGTGCGTTCCATGGCCTCGACGGCGGCGACACGCTCATCCCGTGTTGGGCACGGCCGATCGACCGCGATCGCTGGATCCTCCGCCTTCATGAAGTGGGCGGCCAGCGCGGCACCGCGCGATTGCAACTCGCCGACGGCTGGACCGCACGCAAAGTCGATCTTCTCGACCGCCCGCTGACGCGCGCCGCCCTGCGCGCGAACCACCTGCCTTTCGCGCCCTACGAAATCATCAGCCTCCTCGTGGCCCGCGCCTGA
- a CDS encoding MASE1 domain-containing protein, which produces MRRSPVLRGLVFAGASAVAVSFPLALGRFLWPQGLSAGAEFIFWPASGVNVAGLLILGWRYWPAILCGILPAWLFFDQSLAHSALGAAGNIMEALACWWILHRFGHFDGRFDRVRAVIALCGAALLAPFICSLTVPAYLVLNGTYPRAEFLQAISNWNLANGAAILVLTPFLLALRQRVWTCRERPLETLAWIGAGVGLGLFAFNAVFRFHGENYAFLVFPFVIFAATRFDPPETTVALVLVLATIYGALVVAAGALPAGDVPAIAWFTQAFLWVLAATGLSMAALTAERRQSDHRAHIEQTRSLEASLREARARLDSLRYQVNPHFLFNTLNSIRSLTLTEPSKARDLISHLASFCRRALAPATEPLIPLHEEWTALTDYLAMEKARWESRLQIETQLDPALAGVRVPPLLLQPLVENAVKYGQRTTPLGVLHLHVTAAREDSTLVILVANTGRWVQPVATPDHTSTLVGLNNVRARLAVCYSTQASLTFTEEPGWVRATLRIPFHTLSAS; this is translated from the coding sequence ATGCGACGATCTCCAGTTCTCCGCGGGCTGGTCTTCGCTGGTGCTTCGGCGGTGGCGGTGAGTTTCCCGCTCGCGCTCGGCCGATTTCTCTGGCCGCAAGGATTGAGCGCCGGGGCCGAGTTCATTTTCTGGCCCGCCTCGGGCGTCAACGTCGCCGGGCTCCTCATCCTCGGCTGGCGCTACTGGCCGGCGATTCTGTGCGGCATTCTGCCCGCGTGGCTTTTCTTCGACCAATCGCTGGCGCATTCCGCCCTCGGTGCTGCGGGCAACATCATGGAGGCGCTCGCGTGCTGGTGGATCCTGCATCGCTTTGGGCATTTTGACGGACGATTCGACCGCGTGCGGGCGGTCATTGCGTTGTGCGGGGCGGCGTTGTTGGCGCCGTTCATCTGCTCGCTCACGGTTCCTGCCTACCTCGTTTTGAACGGCACTTATCCGCGCGCTGAATTTCTCCAGGCGATCAGTAATTGGAATCTCGCCAACGGGGCCGCCATCCTCGTGCTCACCCCGTTTCTGCTCGCGCTGCGGCAACGCGTTTGGACCTGCCGCGAGCGTCCATTGGAAACGCTGGCGTGGATCGGCGCCGGCGTGGGGCTCGGGTTGTTCGCCTTCAACGCCGTATTTCGATTCCACGGCGAAAACTACGCTTTCCTGGTGTTCCCCTTTGTCATTTTCGCCGCCACCCGCTTCGACCCGCCCGAGACCACCGTGGCCCTCGTCCTCGTGCTGGCCACGATCTACGGGGCACTGGTCGTTGCGGCGGGTGCTCTCCCCGCGGGAGACGTGCCCGCCATCGCGTGGTTCACGCAGGCGTTTCTCTGGGTGCTCGCCGCCACCGGTCTGAGCATGGCCGCGCTGACCGCCGAGCGCCGCCAGTCCGACCACCGGGCGCACATCGAGCAAACGCGTTCGCTCGAAGCCTCGCTGCGGGAAGCCCGCGCCCGGCTCGATTCTCTCCGTTATCAAGTCAACCCCCACTTTCTCTTCAACACCCTCAACTCGATCCGCTCGCTCACCCTCACCGAACCGTCCAAGGCGCGTGATCTCATCTCGCACCTCGCCTCGTTTTGTCGGCGAGCGCTCGCGCCCGCCACCGAGCCGCTCATCCCGTTGCACGAAGAATGGACCGCGCTGACGGATTATCTCGCCATGGAAAAAGCGCGCTGGGAGTCGCGTCTGCAAATCGAGACCCAACTCGACCCGGCGCTCGCCGGCGTGCGCGTGCCGCCGTTGTTGCTCCAGCCGCTCGTCGAGAACGCCGTCAAATATGGCCAGCGAACGACGCCGCTCGGCGTGCTCCATCTGCACGTGACCGCAGCCCGCGAAGACTCGACGCTCGTGATCCTCGTGGCCAACACCGGCCGTTGGGTGCAGCCCGTCGCCACGCCTGACCACACTTCGACGTTGGTCGGCCTCAACAATGTCCGCGCGCGCCTCGCCGTTTGTTATTCGACCCAGGCCTCGCTGACCTTCACGGAGGAGCCGGGCTGGGTTCGCGCCACGCTCCGCATTCCCTTCCACACGCTCTCCGCCTCCTGA
- a CDS encoding LytR/AlgR family response regulator transcription factor produces MPPTALIVDDEAPARRELSFLLKAHPHINVVAEAATLAEARAALQEHAPDLVFLDIHLMGENGFDLAPDIRSATRVIFVTADDTAALRAFRVNALHYLLKPISPAMLADAIDRLSPLRLNEPPDDERVLLRSSGARRFVHPSEIIVLEAVGAYTRVYLTDGTRPLVLRSLKSWHETLPPPAFLRIHRNAIVNLARVQSVSQNRVVELAPGALRFEASRREISALRARLAGER; encoded by the coding sequence GTGCCCCCGACCGCCCTGATCGTCGATGACGAAGCGCCCGCCCGGCGCGAGTTGTCCTTCCTGCTCAAAGCCCATCCGCACATCAACGTGGTCGCCGAAGCGGCCACGCTCGCCGAAGCCCGCGCCGCGCTGCAAGAGCACGCCCCTGACCTTGTATTTCTCGACATTCACCTCATGGGCGAAAACGGGTTCGATCTCGCCCCCGACATCCGATCCGCCACCCGGGTCATCTTTGTCACCGCCGACGACACCGCCGCGCTCCGGGCCTTCCGCGTTAATGCCCTGCACTACCTCCTCAAGCCGATCAGTCCTGCCATGCTGGCCGACGCCATCGACCGGCTCTCTCCGCTGCGACTGAACGAGCCGCCCGACGACGAACGCGTCCTGCTGCGCTCGAGCGGAGCCCGGCGCTTTGTCCACCCCAGCGAAATCATCGTCCTCGAGGCCGTCGGCGCCTACACCCGCGTTTATCTCACGGATGGCACCCGTCCGCTGGTGCTTCGTTCGCTCAAATCATGGCACGAGACATTGCCGCCGCCCGCTTTTTTGCGCATTCATCGCAACGCCATCGTCAACCTCGCCCGTGTTCAGTCCGTGAGCCAAAACCGCGTCGTTGAGCTCGCTCCCGGCGCGCTGCGCTTCGAAGCCAGTCGACGCGAAATTTCCGCCCTCCGCGCCCGACTCGCCGGCGAACGATAG